One window from the genome of Anopheles coluzzii chromosome X, AcolN3, whole genome shotgun sequence encodes:
- the LOC120961686 gene encoding uncharacterized protein LOC120961686 isoform X1 → MIGCMHEANDAPCPTCGTYLLNPLSKSAVSGTSSSSSSEDESTTMDDSNTTFAGPSARSSYPTASTPAQDSTANSSGGIVEENAVLLEENRKLTRSLLELQVETERLKQQQNLLSGLGRRRDSLSGLSSTSQPLGSMGQNSPAPSYRSTGNYTSGIVADVVREIRDICRVREDATFERLRNLQENHMWSINDTLQRLAKDVDTMQKSVSAARHDLEKLTSRVLQLESIVLPQAAVCLAAGAQHNHPLPLAPMPLFGGNVQQALLLQQLQQQTNANQQQQQQQQHSPQTVPVSSGQQFHAFGMSERGPAGSAGGASIGSQSVSSNGVGKPGNGGLPSMLRLNYGRIATTEDLFGGDSVTVELGNGNNTAGGGGGGGGSSSNSTVASVHESSSRVLLLEKGEVELRRDLQDAIAAKNEQSKKIAYLQKVVMALQKKVDLQGTDTPSLGGNGSSSSGNATSNNGSSSGGGIGVIGPVTDL, encoded by the exons ATGATCGGTTGCATGCACGAAGCGAACGACGCGCCGTGTCCTACATGCGGCACCTACTTACTTAACCCACT CAGTAAGTCAGCAGTGTCGGGCacatcgtcgtcctcgtcgtcggaGGACGAATCCACCACGATGGACGATAGCAACACCACGTTCGCGGGACCGTCCGCCCGTTCCTCCTACCCGACGGCCAGCACACCCGCCCAGGACTCGACGGCGAACAGCTCGGGCGGCATCGTCGAGGAGAACGCGGTGCTGCTGGAGGAAAACCGAAAGCTCACCCGCAGCCTGCTCGAGCTGCAAG TGGAAACGGAGCggctgaagcagcagcagaacctgCTGTCCGGGCTGGGCCGGCGCCGGGACAGCCTGAGCGGGCTGAGCTCGACCAGCCAGCCGCTCGGCAGCATGGGCCAGAACAGCCCTGCCCCATCGTACCGGTCGACGg GAAACTACACCTCCGGCATCGTCGCGGACGTGGTGCGGGAGATACGCGACATCTGCCGGGTGCGGGAGGACGCCACGTTCGAGCGGTTGCGCAACCTGCAGGAAAACCACATGTGGTCGATCAACGACACGCTGCAGCGCCTCGCCAAGGACGTCGACACGATGCAGAAGTCGGTCAGTGCGGCCCGGCACGACCTGGAGAAGCTGACGAGCCGGGTGCTGCAGCTGGAGAGTATCGTGCTGCCGCAGGCGGCCGTCTGTCTGGCGGCGGGCGCCCAGCACAACCACCCGCTGCCACTCGCGCCGATGCCCCTGTTCGGGGGCAACGTGCAgcaggcgttgctgctgcagcagctccagcagcaaacaaatgcgaaccagcagcagcagcagcaacagcaacattccCCCCAGACGGTACCCGTCAGCTCCGGCCAGCAGTTTCACGCGTTCGGCATGAGCGAACGGGGGCCTGCGGGCAGTGCCGGTGGCGCGTCGATCGGCAGCCAGAGCGTAAGCAGCAACGGCGTGGGCAAACCGGGCAACGGGGGGCTGCCCTCGATGCTGCGGCTCAACTATGGCCGGATCGCCACCACCGAGGACCTGTTCGGTGGCGACTCGGTTACGGTCGAGCTGGGCAACGGCAACAACAcggccggcggcggcggcggcggtggcggcagcagcagcaacagtacaGTCGCCTCCGTCCACGAGTCTTCCTcgcgcgtgctgctgctggagaagGGCGAGGTGGAGCTGCGACGGGACCTGCAGGACGCGATAGCGGCCAAGAACGAGCAGTCGAAAAAGATTGCCTA CCTGCAGAAGGTAGTGATGGCGCTGCAGAAAAAGGTCGACCTGCAGGGGACGGACACGCCGAGTCTGGGCGGcaacggtagcagcagcagcggcaacgccaccagcaacaacggcagcagcagcggcggcggcattGGCGTGATCGGCCCGGTCACCGACTTGTAG
- the LOC120961686 gene encoding uncharacterized protein LOC120961686 isoform X2 codes for MIGCMHEANDAPCPTCGTYLLNPLKSAVSGTSSSSSSEDESTTMDDSNTTFAGPSARSSYPTASTPAQDSTANSSGGIVEENAVLLEENRKLTRSLLELQVETERLKQQQNLLSGLGRRRDSLSGLSSTSQPLGSMGQNSPAPSYRSTGNYTSGIVADVVREIRDICRVREDATFERLRNLQENHMWSINDTLQRLAKDVDTMQKSVSAARHDLEKLTSRVLQLESIVLPQAAVCLAAGAQHNHPLPLAPMPLFGGNVQQALLLQQLQQQTNANQQQQQQQQHSPQTVPVSSGQQFHAFGMSERGPAGSAGGASIGSQSVSSNGVGKPGNGGLPSMLRLNYGRIATTEDLFGGDSVTVELGNGNNTAGGGGGGGGSSSNSTVASVHESSSRVLLLEKGEVELRRDLQDAIAAKNEQSKKIAYLQKVVMALQKKVDLQGTDTPSLGGNGSSSSGNATSNNGSSSGGGIGVIGPVTDL; via the exons ATGATCGGTTGCATGCACGAAGCGAACGACGCGCCGTGTCCTACATGCGGCACCTACTTACTTAACCCACT TAAGTCAGCAGTGTCGGGCacatcgtcgtcctcgtcgtcggaGGACGAATCCACCACGATGGACGATAGCAACACCACGTTCGCGGGACCGTCCGCCCGTTCCTCCTACCCGACGGCCAGCACACCCGCCCAGGACTCGACGGCGAACAGCTCGGGCGGCATCGTCGAGGAGAACGCGGTGCTGCTGGAGGAAAACCGAAAGCTCACCCGCAGCCTGCTCGAGCTGCAAG TGGAAACGGAGCggctgaagcagcagcagaacctgCTGTCCGGGCTGGGCCGGCGCCGGGACAGCCTGAGCGGGCTGAGCTCGACCAGCCAGCCGCTCGGCAGCATGGGCCAGAACAGCCCTGCCCCATCGTACCGGTCGACGg GAAACTACACCTCCGGCATCGTCGCGGACGTGGTGCGGGAGATACGCGACATCTGCCGGGTGCGGGAGGACGCCACGTTCGAGCGGTTGCGCAACCTGCAGGAAAACCACATGTGGTCGATCAACGACACGCTGCAGCGCCTCGCCAAGGACGTCGACACGATGCAGAAGTCGGTCAGTGCGGCCCGGCACGACCTGGAGAAGCTGACGAGCCGGGTGCTGCAGCTGGAGAGTATCGTGCTGCCGCAGGCGGCCGTCTGTCTGGCGGCGGGCGCCCAGCACAACCACCCGCTGCCACTCGCGCCGATGCCCCTGTTCGGGGGCAACGTGCAgcaggcgttgctgctgcagcagctccagcagcaaacaaatgcgaaccagcagcagcagcagcaacagcaacattccCCCCAGACGGTACCCGTCAGCTCCGGCCAGCAGTTTCACGCGTTCGGCATGAGCGAACGGGGGCCTGCGGGCAGTGCCGGTGGCGCGTCGATCGGCAGCCAGAGCGTAAGCAGCAACGGCGTGGGCAAACCGGGCAACGGGGGGCTGCCCTCGATGCTGCGGCTCAACTATGGCCGGATCGCCACCACCGAGGACCTGTTCGGTGGCGACTCGGTTACGGTCGAGCTGGGCAACGGCAACAACAcggccggcggcggcggcggcggtggcggcagcagcagcaacagtacaGTCGCCTCCGTCCACGAGTCTTCCTcgcgcgtgctgctgctggagaagGGCGAGGTGGAGCTGCGACGGGACCTGCAGGACGCGATAGCGGCCAAGAACGAGCAGTCGAAAAAGATTGCCTA CCTGCAGAAGGTAGTGATGGCGCTGCAGAAAAAGGTCGACCTGCAGGGGACGGACACGCCGAGTCTGGGCGGcaacggtagcagcagcagcggcaacgccaccagcaacaacggcagcagcagcggcggcggcattGGCGTGATCGGCCCGGTCACCGACTTGTAG